From the genome of Methanobrevibacter smithii ATCC 35061, one region includes:
- a CDS encoding CTP synthase, whose amino-acid sequence MERIFLTKYIIITGGVVSSIGKGITSASMGRILRSYGLKVAAIKIDPYLNWDSGTLNPYQHGEVFVTNDGMETDLDLGHYERFLDVELPGLSNITTGKVYKSVISKEREGKFLGACVQVIPHITNEIKEMIRLISDNEDYDVVLIELGGTVGDIESQPFLEALRQLRNEEGHDNVMFVHVTFIPYLNAAGEFKTKPTQHSTKELRSMGINPDVIVCRSQEPIDDALEGKIAHFCDVDQKAVVNTPDAGTIYEVPLVLEENNIGELIVNRIGLDIKPDSSKLDDWRKIVESLKIESPVVNIGIVGKYVELEDAYISIRESLQHAAANVGVKANIIYISSDVDNLDEEVMGNLHGILIPGGFGERGFEGKLDAVDYAIEHNVPLFGICLGMHSIVTQFARRNGYPEANSSEFDSENPHPVIDMMEEQKKVKNMGGTMRLGSYDCKLVKGTKTYEAYNVEDIAERHRHRFEFNNDYRKDLEDKGLVISGVSPDDFLVEIVELPNHPWAVGCQFHPEFKSRPNRPHPLFKSFLEAIYEYSKN is encoded by the coding sequence ATGGAGAGGATTTTTCTGACAAAGTATATTATTATAACTGGTGGGGTAGTTAGTTCTATTGGAAAAGGAATTACTTCTGCATCTATGGGTCGTATTTTAAGATCTTATGGTTTAAAAGTAGCGGCTATTAAAATAGATCCTTATTTGAACTGGGATTCCGGAACATTAAACCCTTATCAGCATGGTGAAGTTTTTGTAACTAATGATGGAATGGAAACTGACTTGGATTTAGGTCATTATGAAAGATTTTTAGATGTTGAATTGCCTGGATTGTCCAATATCACTACAGGTAAAGTTTATAAATCTGTTATTTCTAAAGAAAGGGAAGGCAAATTCTTGGGAGCTTGTGTACAGGTTATTCCACATATTACCAATGAAATTAAAGAAATGATTAGGTTAATCTCTGATAATGAGGATTATGATGTTGTTCTAATTGAGTTGGGTGGTACTGTTGGAGATATTGAAAGCCAGCCTTTCCTTGAAGCTTTAAGGCAACTTAGAAATGAAGAAGGCCATGATAATGTCATGTTTGTTCATGTTACATTTATTCCATACTTAAATGCCGCCGGTGAATTCAAAACCAAACCGACACAACATTCTACAAAAGAATTAAGAAGTATGGGTATTAACCCTGATGTTATTGTATGCAGATCTCAGGAACCAATTGACGATGCTTTAGAAGGAAAAATAGCTCATTTCTGTGATGTGGATCAAAAAGCTGTTGTAAACACTCCTGATGCAGGTACTATCTATGAAGTGCCACTGGTTTTAGAAGAAAATAACATTGGTGAATTGATAGTTAATAGGATAGGACTGGATATTAAACCGGATTCCTCAAAACTTGATGACTGGCGTAAAATTGTAGAATCTCTTAAGATTGAAAGTCCTGTTGTAAATATTGGAATTGTCGGTAAATATGTAGAGCTTGAAGATGCATATATCAGTATCAGGGAATCCCTGCAGCATGCAGCAGCTAATGTTGGGGTAAAAGCCAACATCATCTACATCAGTTCTGATGTTGATAATTTGGATGAAGAGGTTATGGGCAATCTCCATGGTATTCTTATTCCCGGAGGATTTGGAGAACGTGGATTTGAAGGAAAGCTTGATGCTGTAGATTATGCTATTGAACACAATGTTCCGTTGTTCGGTATCTGTTTGGGAATGCATTCTATTGTAACTCAGTTTGCAAGACGTAACGGATATCCTGAAGCTAACAGTTCAGAATTTGACAGCGAAAATCCTCACCCTGTTATTGACATGATGGAAGAACAGAAAAAAGTTAAAAACATGGGCGGAACTATGCGTTTAGGTTCTTATGACTGTAAGCTTGTTAAAGGAACTAAAACATATGAGGCTTATAATGTGGAAGATATTGCAGAACGTCACAGACACAGATTTGAATTTAACAATGATTACAGGAAAGACCTGGAAGATAAAGGTTTAGTTATTTCAGGAGTTAGTCCTGATGACTTCTTAGTGGAAATTGTTGAATTGCCAAATCATCCATGGGCTGTCGGCTGCCAATTCCATCCGGAATTTAAATCAAGACCGAATAGGCCACATCCATTATTCAAATCATTTTTAGAAGCTATTTATGAGTATTCTAAAAACTGA